The following proteins come from a genomic window of Musa acuminata AAA Group cultivar baxijiao chromosome BXJ1-7, Cavendish_Baxijiao_AAA, whole genome shotgun sequence:
- the LOC135680094 gene encoding probable cytokinin riboside 5'-monophosphate phosphoribohydrolase LOGL10, with protein sequence MEENKVGRPSRFRKVCVFCGSSPGKRNCYQDAAVELGKELVARKVGLVYGGGSVGLMGLVSEAVHRGGGHVIGIIPRTLMCKEITGETIGEVRPVASMHQRKAEMARYSDAFIALPGGYGTLEELLEVITWAQLGIHSKPVGLLNVDGYYDSLLAFIDKAVDDGFIQPIQRRLVVSASNAGDLVQKLEEYEPVQDDVVARLRWEMEQVATRERSP encoded by the exons ATGGAGGAGAACAAGGTGGGGAGACCATCAAGGTTCAGGAAGGTGTGCGTGTTCTGCGGGAGCAGCCCTGGCAAGAGGAACTGCTATCAGGATGCTGCTGTGGAGCTGGGGAAAGAACTG GTGGCCAGGAAGGTTGGCCTTGTGTACGGAGGTGGGAGTGTGGGTTTGATGGGACTGGTTTCCGAGGCTGTTCATAGAGGTGGTGGCCATGTCATTGG GATTATCCCGAGGACCCTAATGTGCAAGGAG ATCACCGGAGAAACAATAGGCGAGGTGAGACCAGTGGCCAGCATGCACCAGCGCAAGGCCGAAATGGCTCGCTACTCCGATGCCTTCATCGCACTGCCTG GCGGGTACGGGACGCTGGAGGAGCTCCTGGAGGTCATCACCTGGGCTCAGCTGGGCATCCACAGCAAACCT GTGGGCTTGCTCAATGTCGACGGCTACTACGACTCGCTCTTGGCATTCATAGACAAAGCTGTAGACGACGGCTTCATCCAGCCAATCCAGCGGCGTCTCGTCGTCTCGGCGTCCAACGCCGGAGACCTCGTCCAAAAACTCGAA GAATACGAGCCTGTGCAGGACGACGTGGTTGCGCGTCTTCGCTGGGAGATGGAGCAGGTTGCAACCCGGGAACGGTCTCCATGA